Proteins encoded together in one Quercus lobata isolate SW786 chromosome 3, ValleyOak3.0 Primary Assembly, whole genome shotgun sequence window:
- the LOC115978653 gene encoding protein LIGHT-DEPENDENT SHORT HYPOCOTYLS 1-like, with the protein MDLVSQANNPSYENHLIPNIATSPTTPTTPTTPSTATSSSPSSTSSTTPSRYENQKRRDWNTFCQYLRNHRPPLSLPMCSGAHVLEFLRYLDQFGKTKVHNQTCPFFGLPNPPAPCPCPLRQAWGSLDALIGRLRAAYEEHGGRPEANPFGARAVRLYLREVRDFQAKARGVSYEKKRKRPKPKMNTSNTPPPVPPNASS; encoded by the coding sequence ATGGATTTAGTTTCACAAGCAAACAATCCCAGCTACGAAAACCACCTCATACCCAACATAGCTACTAGCCCAACTACTCCCACCACTCCCACAACTCCATCCACTGCCACATCCTCATCACCATCGTCTACTTCCAGTACTACTCCAAGCCGCTATGAGAACCAAAAGCGCCGAGACTGGAACACCTTTTGCCAGTACTTGAGGAACCACAGGCCTCCACTCTCACTCCCCATGTGCAGTGGTGCACATGTCCTCGAATTCCTTCGCTACTTAGACCAATTTGGCAAGACCAAAGTCCACAACCAGACTTGCCCTTTCTTTGGTCTCCCTAACCCTCCTGCTCCTTGTCCTTGCCCTCTAAGACAAGCTTGGGGAAGCCTTGATGCTCTTATTGGCCGCCTCCGTGCCGCGTATGAAGAACATGGTGGAAGACCAGAAGCAAACCCCTTTGGTGCAAGAGCTGTGAGGCTGTATTTGCGTGAGGTTCGCGATTTTCAGGCTAAAGCCAGAGGGGTCAGCTatgagaagaagaggaaaaggcCTAAGCCAAAGATGAATACTTCAAATACTCCTCCTCCTGTTCCTCCGAATGCAAGTtcatag